From a region of the Peptostreptococcaceae bacterium genome:
- a CDS encoding PLP-dependent aminotransferase family protein: MKGDRTNMIVSFYPNRGTDIPIYMQLYDYFRKAISSGVIKKDEKLPSIREASEITGLSRTTVESAYFQLLTEGYVLSRPKSGYYAADLMEIEEELPWEIEKFKTKGADEFISREIYFYNEDIDSESFDVSAWKKIYGTVLRERSSEIYGTGTHQGEPDLRREISRFINLTRGARTNPEQIVVGAGGQYLIGILIGLIRRKNGRAAFEDPGYEKAKYIFEDYGFETEAIPVLENGIDLAALDDSHADIVYVSPSHQFPTGFLMPVPKRIELLAWARDRESFIIEDDYDSLIRYESRPVPCLQGLDAHDRVIYLGSFSKILLPSVRISYMVLPHRLLDDYEKIKTRYSQSASKLEQMTLAGFLEEGLMGKHVRRIKRNYKRKNALLQRYIEKNFHGRIEILSADSGLNMVLGLRTEKSAEEIAGIFSKKGILVKVIGRDGKDMVVSLAYSGFSPESLEKMIETPMDMGKDWLVEFL, from the coding sequence ATGAAAGGGGACAGAACAAACATGATAGTGTCATTCTATCCAAACAGAGGGACAGATATTCCTATATATATGCAGCTTTACGATTATTTTAGAAAAGCAATTAGTTCAGGAGTAATAAAAAAAGACGAAAAGCTTCCATCCATAAGGGAGGCTTCCGAGATAACGGGTCTTAGCAGGACGACTGTCGAGAGCGCATATTTTCAACTTTTGACTGAAGGCTATGTGCTAAGTCGACCCAAAAGCGGATACTATGCGGCGGATTTGATGGAGATAGAGGAGGAACTTCCGTGGGAAATTGAGAAGTTTAAAACAAAAGGCGCGGATGAATTTATTTCCCGGGAAATCTATTTTTACAACGAAGACATAGACAGTGAAAGCTTCGACGTTTCGGCATGGAAGAAAATTTACGGTACGGTTCTCAGGGAGCGTTCCAGCGAAATATACGGAACAGGAACGCATCAGGGGGAGCCGGATCTAAGGCGTGAAATCTCAAGATTCATCAATCTGACAAGAGGAGCGAGGACGAATCCGGAACAGATTGTCGTAGGGGCCGGAGGGCAGTACCTCATAGGAATATTGATTGGGCTCATTCGGCGAAAAAACGGACGAGCGGCCTTCGAAGATCCGGGCTATGAAAAGGCAAAATATATATTCGAGGATTACGGTTTCGAAACCGAGGCTATTCCCGTGCTGGAAAATGGAATAGACCTTGCCGCGCTCGACGATTCGCATGCAGACATAGTGTATGTAAGCCCTTCGCATCAATTCCCGACAGGATTTCTGATGCCGGTCCCCAAAAGGATAGAGCTTCTTGCTTGGGCAAGGGATAGAGAGTCCTTCATAATCGAGGATGACTATGACAGCCTGATTCGCTATGAGAGCAGGCCTGTTCCATGTCTTCAGGGTCTCGATGCACATGACAGGGTAATCTATCTGGGTTCATTCTCAAAAATCCTTCTTCCGTCCGTAAGGATAAGTTATATGGTGCTGCCCCATAGACTTTTGGATGACTACGAAAAAATCAAGACGCGCTATAGCCAATCGGCATCAAAACTCGAGCAAATGACCCTGGCCGGTTTTTTGGAAGAGGGATTGATGGGCAAGCATGTCCGCCGGATAAAACGCAATTACAAACGTAAAAATGCGTTGCTGCAAAGATATATAGAAAAGAACTTTCATGGAAGAATAGAAATCTTGAGCGCCGATTCGGGCCTAAATATGGTCCTGGGGCTAAGAACCGAGAAAAGCGCGGAGGAGATAGCGGGTATTTTCTCTAAAAAGGGCATACTGGTAAAGGTCATAGGCAGAGATGGAAAAGATATGGTCGTTTCCCTTGCGTACAGTGGATTTTCGCCTGAGAGCCTCGAAAAAATGATTGAGACTCCCATGGATATGGGCAAGGACTGGCTCGTTGAATTCCTGTAA
- the rlmH gene encoding 23S rRNA (pseudouridine(1915)-N(3))-methyltransferase RlmH: MNITIITVGKMKEKFMRDAAGEYTKRLSKYCKLSFAEVPDKKAPENLSEKEEIQVKDKEGEEIFKKIKDAQFVIALDIQGKQLSSEEFSRKLNSLALSGKSDLAFVIGGSLGLSEAVLDRADFKLSFSKMTFPHQLMKVILLEQIYRSFRISKNEPYHK; this comes from the coding sequence ATGAACATAACAATAATAACCGTAGGTAAGATGAAAGAAAAATTTATGAGAGATGCAGCCGGCGAGTACACCAAGAGGCTGTCGAAATACTGCAAGCTTTCATTCGCCGAGGTGCCGGACAAAAAAGCACCTGAAAATCTTAGCGAAAAGGAAGAAATCCAGGTAAAGGATAAAGAGGGAGAAGAAATCTTTAAAAAAATCAAGGATGCGCAATTCGTCATAGCCTTGGATATTCAGGGAAAGCAGCTTTCATCCGAAGAGTTCTCGAGGAAATTGAATAGCCTCGCCCTTTCGGGAAAAAGCGATTTGGCTTTTGTTATTGGCGGATCTCTTGGACTTTCCGAAGCCGTACTTGACAGGGCCGACTTCAAACTGTCATTCTCTAAGATGACCTTTCCCCACCAACTCATGAAAGTCATTCTTCTAGAGCAAATATATAGGAGCTTCAGAATCAGCAAAAATGAGCCCTACCACAAATAA
- a CDS encoding ECF transporter S component, with product MKTIDTKMLARTSVLTALVFITTFTITIPLGFGYFNMGDAAVFLTGLLLGPKYAFLAAGIGSGLADYSAGYLFYIPSTFILKGMMALLASKASEKSLGIKIAFMLTGGIIMILGYYVTEGVIYGNWIAPIYNLPWNALQFSLGMVIALILHKQLKRFIS from the coding sequence ATGAAAACAATAGATACTAAAATGCTCGCACGCACCTCGGTTTTAACAGCCCTAGTCTTTATAACTACCTTCACCATCACCATCCCCCTAGGATTTGGATATTTTAACATGGGAGATGCAGCAGTATTCCTGACCGGCCTTCTACTCGGCCCCAAGTATGCTTTCCTTGCCGCCGGAATCGGTTCGGGTTTGGCCGATTACTCCGCGGGATATCTGTTTTATATCCCGTCCACCTTTATTCTAAAGGGAATGATGGCTCTGTTGGCTTCAAAAGCAAGCGAAAAATCTTTAGGCATTAAAATCGCTTTCATGCTTACAGGCGGAATCATAATGATTTTAGGTTATTATGTCACAGAGGGTGTTATTTACGGAAACTGGATTGCTCCGATTTACAATCTTCCATGGAATGCTCTTCAATTTTCACTTGGAATGGTGATTGCCTTGATTCTGCATAAACAACTGAAACGATTTATATCTTAA
- a CDS encoding trypsin-like peptidase domain-containing protein, with translation MKIIAISVIAAMIGGLFTAYIAPTYLYGKIIKDPYGGIYTQGGPAYEIVATTEGLNVISAVAKKAMPSVVGITTVSIQNDLIFGASKAEGVGTGVIVDSRGYILTNSHVINDGNTEAVTVLLSSGESLDAEVLWNDPILDLAVVKVEKTNLPVADLGNSDELIIGETAIAIGNPLGLTFERSVTAGIISGLNRSIPISYSESIDSLIQTDASINPGNSGGPLLNARGEVIGINTAKIQSGEGLGFAIPINIAKPIVDEFIEKGEFTKAYMGIQGIDLEEFEQSSGEETGLEKGVFVYKVYKDSPADMAGMLGGDIITRIGSDDIETMRQLIKVLYAYRPGDTETVELVRNGQAFSYDITFVARDEIEE, from the coding sequence ATGAAAATAATTGCGATTTCAGTAATCGCTGCTATGATAGGGGGATTGTTCACCGCATATATTGCGCCGACATACCTTTATGGAAAAATAATTAAGGATCCATACGGCGGCATATACACTCAAGGAGGGCCGGCCTATGAAATAGTAGCTACGACCGAGGGTCTAAATGTAATCTCGGCTGTCGCTAAAAAAGCCATGCCATCTGTTGTGGGGATCACAACGGTATCAATACAGAACGATTTGATATTTGGGGCTAGTAAAGCCGAGGGAGTAGGAACCGGGGTAATAGTTGACAGCAGGGGATATATCCTTACCAATTCACATGTCATAAATGACGGAAATACAGAAGCGGTGACGGTTCTTTTGTCGAGTGGGGAGAGCCTGGATGCGGAGGTTCTCTGGAATGACCCGATACTGGACTTGGCTGTTGTGAAGGTTGAAAAAACAAATCTGCCGGTAGCTGATCTTGGGAATTCGGATGAGTTGATTATTGGGGAAACGGCAATTGCAATAGGAAATCCGTTGGGATTAACCTTCGAACGCTCAGTGACTGCAGGAATTATAAGCGGCCTGAACCGCAGCATTCCAATCAGTTATTCAGAAAGCATAGATAGCCTGATACAGACCGATGCATCTATAAACCCCGGCAATTCAGGTGGTCCGCTTCTTAACGCTAGAGGAGAGGTAATAGGAATCAATACTGCGAAGATACAGAGTGGCGAGGGCTTGGGATTTGCTATTCCAATAAATATTGCCAAACCGATTGTGGATGAGTTCATTGAAAAAGGAGAGTTCACGAAAGCGTATATGGGAATACAGGGTATAGATCTCGAGGAGTTCGAGCAAAGCTCGGGCGAGGAAACAGGGCTGGAAAAGGGTGTATTCGTGTACAAGGTTTACAAGGATTCCCCCGCAGACATGGCCGGCATGCTTGGTGGAGATATAATAACAAGAATCGGTAGCGATGATATAGAAACCATGAGGCAGCTCATAAAGGTTCTTTATGCATATAGGCCGGGAGACACGGAAACGGTCGAGCTTGTCAGGAACGGCCAAGCTTTTTCGTATGACATTACCTTTGTTGCTCGTGATGAAATAGAAGAATAA